A single Altererythrobacter sp. BO-6 DNA region contains:
- a CDS encoding Lrp/AsnC family transcriptional regulator — protein MANLDEIDRRLLAELQREGRVTNVELAQRVGLTAPPCLRRVRGLEEDGVIKGYHADLDASKLGFAITVFAMVSLKSQAESALREFEEHMKELPEVRECHMLNGEIDFILKVVSKDLQSFQEFLTSKLTPAPNVESVKTSLTIRTAKHEPGVPLES, from the coding sequence ATGGCCAATCTGGACGAGATCGACCGCCGCTTGCTGGCCGAATTGCAGCGTGAAGGGCGCGTGACCAATGTCGAACTGGCCCAGCGTGTGGGGCTGACAGCGCCGCCGTGCCTGCGCCGGGTGCGCGGGCTTGAGGAAGACGGGGTGATCAAGGGCTATCACGCCGATCTTGATGCCTCGAAACTGGGCTTTGCGATCACGGTTTTCGCCATGGTGAGCCTGAAGAGCCAGGCGGAAAGCGCGCTGCGCGAGTTCGAGGAGCATATGAAGGAGCTGCCCGAAGTGCGCGAATGCCATATGCTCAATGGCGAAATCGATTTTATCCTGAAGGTCGTTAGCAAGGATTTGCAGAGCTTCCAGGAATTCCTCACCAGCAAGCTGACGCCTGCGCCCAATGTGGAAAGCGTCAAGACTTCGCTGACGATCCGCACCGCCAAGCACGAGCCGGGCGTACCGCTGGAAAGCTAG
- a CDS encoding histidine kinase dimerization/phospho-acceptor domain-containing protein, with product MFFDDRLATVLRHRATSERGARTQFRQLLDLLGNRKYGRDDSLIAAAWLRLGALGEMIPPADRARMIREPGWRFRNPQLAAHLAEDEPEVVSAALSRADLTEDDWTALIPRLPIRARGFLRLRRDLPPGAEMLLERLGIHDRGLPQPAAQNDTLELGEAQQVEDDFEAPPIPEPEPALPEAGAARPQPAMRRARPIPPSPGSADEKSEIAALVERIAQFRRDHTSEPLASDLSPRLPLGEREPRREHAVSGFAFTCDVDGRIDWAEPEVAPMVVGTRLFERGAISAPGQADAIAASFATQQPIASELRTLDGAAAIRGEWVVDAHPRFSRAGGRFLGYAGRFRRPFDPDQMAGGAPSEAERLRQLLHELRTPVNAVQGFAELIHQQLYGPVPNAYRALAASIAGDAASILAGFDELDRLAKLESGATAIAGGKTDFVALIQRMTGQLSQVLAPRMAGIELDPGDARALWVEIDPEEAEALAWRLLATLAGAVDSGEKLAAEIGADSDTARLWCQVPARLNAEDELFAAQVKPDASGLSAGLFGAGFSLRLGRAEARGAGGNLVQDGDRICLSLPLAAVAMGDPKGAGESPGDAADRGMAAQ from the coding sequence ATGTTCTTTGATGACCGCCTTGCCACTGTGTTGCGCCACCGCGCCACCAGCGAGCGGGGCGCGCGCACGCAATTCCGGCAGCTGCTCGACCTCCTGGGCAATCGCAAATATGGCCGCGATGACAGCTTGATCGCCGCCGCCTGGCTGCGGCTGGGCGCGCTGGGCGAAATGATCCCGCCGGCTGACCGGGCGCGGATGATCCGAGAGCCGGGCTGGCGCTTCCGCAATCCGCAGCTGGCCGCGCATCTGGCGGAAGACGAGCCCGAAGTGGTTTCCGCCGCGCTCTCCCGCGCCGACCTTACCGAAGATGACTGGACGGCGCTCATCCCGCGCCTGCCGATCCGCGCGCGCGGCTTCCTGCGGCTGCGGCGCGACTTGCCGCCCGGTGCGGAAATGCTGCTTGAACGGCTGGGCATCCATGATCGCGGCCTGCCGCAACCCGCCGCGCAGAACGACACGCTCGAACTGGGCGAAGCGCAGCAGGTCGAGGACGATTTCGAAGCTCCGCCGATCCCCGAACCGGAGCCCGCTCTGCCGGAAGCAGGCGCCGCTCGCCCGCAGCCCGCCATGCGCCGCGCCCGGCCAATTCCGCCCTCGCCCGGCAGCGCCGACGAAAAGAGCGAGATTGCCGCACTGGTCGAGCGGATCGCACAGTTCCGTCGCGACCATACCAGCGAGCCGCTGGCGAGCGACTTGTCGCCCCGGTTGCCGCTGGGCGAGCGCGAACCGCGGCGCGAGCATGCCGTGTCCGGCTTCGCCTTTACCTGCGACGTCGATGGACGGATCGATTGGGCTGAGCCAGAGGTAGCCCCCATGGTTGTTGGCACGCGCCTGTTCGAGCGCGGGGCCATCAGCGCCCCCGGCCAGGCGGACGCCATCGCAGCCAGTTTTGCCACGCAACAACCGATCGCATCGGAGCTTCGCACGCTCGATGGTGCCGCGGCGATCCGCGGCGAATGGGTGGTGGACGCGCATCCGCGCTTCTCGCGCGCAGGCGGCCGGTTTCTTGGCTATGCCGGCCGGTTCCGCCGCCCCTTCGACCCGGACCAAATGGCCGGCGGCGCACCTTCCGAAGCCGAACGCCTGCGCCAGCTGCTGCACGAATTGCGCACGCCGGTGAACGCGGTGCAAGGCTTTGCCGAACTGATCCACCAGCAGCTCTATGGCCCGGTGCCCAATGCCTATCGCGCGCTGGCCGCCTCGATCGCGGGTGACGCCGCCAGCATCCTTGCCGGTTTCGACGAGCTTGACCGGCTGGCAAAGCTCGAAAGCGGGGCAACGGCCATTGCCGGCGGCAAGACCGACTTTGTTGCGCTCATCCAGCGGATGACGGGGCAACTGTCGCAGGTGCTGGCGCCGCGCATGGCCGGGATCGAGCTTGATCCGGGCGATGCGCGCGCACTGTGGGTCGAGATCGATCCCGAAGAGGCTGAGGCGCTCGCCTGGCGCCTGCTGGCGACGCTCGCCGGCGCTGTCGATTCAGGCGAGAAACTCGCAGCAGAGATCGGGGCCGATAGCGATACGGCGCGGCTGTGGTGCCAGGTCCCGGCCCGACTGAACGCCGAAGACGAACTGTTCGCTGCGCAGGTCAAACCCGATGCCAGCGGCCTCAGCGCGGGCCTGTTCGGCGCCGGGTTCAGCCTGAGATTGGGGCGGGCGGAAGCGCGCGGCGCGGGCGGCAATCTGGTGCAGGACGGGGATCGCATCTGCCTCAGCCTGCCGCTGGCCGCCGTCGCCATGGGCGATCCGAAAGGAGCCGGCGAAAGTCCTGGCGATGCGGCCGACCGAGGCATGGCCGCGCAATAA
- a CDS encoding MATE family efflux transporter, with product MLTNVATALIGIGDMWIVGRLGDAPTQGAVDVGARLFAVLFTVMNFLKTGTTGLVAQEGTRRGAEAQAAMLARGIAVGLAIAAILLLLKPLLMPALLEALGAKGEVLAAAGIYAEIRYWTAPGVMLNLALVGFLVGRRQMRAVLIIEVIYNALNVALGLLLALRLDWGIAGIGWSSFIAEYAKLAILAALVLRGASGHALVAALFDRAVLSWGALRPFLSVNRDLFLRTVVLMLALAAITRLSAARGPEVLAANGIIYQLFVFTALLLDGFENAAQVLNGERLGAQDRAGFAAYFRAILWRGLAAAALVAAGFAMLADPILHSFAATPEVARIAQAQAIWLAIIPFAGVASFVFDGVFVGASWTRAMLLSMAGAAVVFALALWLSWPLGNHALWGSFVLFLLVRAGLQAALVPRLMRRSFATGG from the coding sequence ATGCTGACCAATGTCGCCACCGCGCTGATCGGGATCGGCGACATGTGGATCGTCGGGCGGCTGGGCGATGCGCCGACGCAAGGCGCGGTGGATGTCGGCGCGCGGCTGTTCGCGGTGCTGTTTACGGTCATGAACTTCCTCAAGACCGGCACCACGGGATTGGTGGCGCAAGAGGGGACGCGCCGCGGCGCCGAAGCCCAGGCCGCCATGCTGGCGCGCGGGATCGCGGTAGGCTTGGCGATTGCTGCCATTCTCCTGCTGCTGAAGCCGCTGCTGATGCCCGCCCTGCTCGAAGCTCTGGGGGCAAAGGGCGAAGTGCTTGCCGCGGCCGGGATCTATGCCGAAATCCGTTACTGGACCGCGCCGGGGGTGATGCTCAATCTCGCGCTGGTCGGATTCCTCGTCGGCCGGCGGCAGATGCGCGCCGTGCTGATCATTGAGGTGATCTACAATGCGCTCAACGTCGCGCTCGGCCTGTTGCTGGCACTGCGGCTCGACTGGGGCATCGCCGGGATCGGCTGGTCGAGCTTCATCGCCGAATACGCCAAGCTCGCGATCCTCGCCGCGCTGGTGCTGCGCGGCGCAAGCGGGCACGCGCTGGTCGCTGCCCTGTTCGACCGCGCGGTGCTGAGCTGGGGGGCGCTGCGCCCCTTCCTCAGCGTCAATCGCGACCTGTTCCTGCGCACAGTGGTGCTGATGCTGGCGCTGGCCGCGATTACCCGCCTTTCTGCCGCGCGCGGGCCCGAAGTGCTCGCCGCCAATGGCATCATCTACCAGCTGTTCGTGTTCACGGCACTGCTGCTCGACGGGTTCGAGAACGCCGCACAAGTGCTCAATGGCGAGCGGCTGGGGGCGCAAGACCGAGCAGGCTTTGCTGCCTATTTTCGCGCGATCCTGTGGCGCGGGCTGGCCGCAGCCGCATTGGTTGCGGCAGGCTTCGCTATGCTGGCCGATCCGATCCTCCATAGCTTTGCCGCCACACCCGAGGTCGCGCGCATTGCTCAGGCGCAGGCGATCTGGCTGGCAATCATTCCCTTCGCCGGCGTCGCCAGTTTCGTGTTCGACGGCGTGTTCGTAGGCGCCAGCTGGACCCGCGCGATGCTGCTGTCGATGGCTGGAGCCGCCGTGGTGTTCGCGCTGGCACTGTGGCTCAGCTGGCCGCTGGGCAACCATGCGCTGTGGGGCAGTTTCGTGCTGTTCCTGCTGGTGCGCGCGGGACTGCAGGCAGCGCTGGTGCCGCGGCTGATGCGCCGGAGCTTTGCAACAGGCGGCTGA
- a CDS encoding DUF1800 domain-containing protein, producing MTAVTIAWNRFGLGARPTDRPPADPARWVMSQLERFDVRPAAIAARPTTAEGVAELTEFLTMRRQARQMQSVDPMDKPSATARRDIQQSLMDDMAARGLVAIQSDTPFAERLVHFWANHFAVSVAKRQTSGLVGPHEFEAIRPHIMGSFRDLLQAAVLHPAMLTYLDQAQSTGPNSPLAQRAARRQAREAGINENLAREIMELHTLGVGGGYSQADVTEFARAMTGWTVAGLPRARQATLLPNSAAWAGYQHEPGAKTVMGRRYNEEGAKQSLAMLDHFATHPSTARHIATKLARHFASDDPPPAMVARLERAFLESNGDLPTVYRALVASPEAWSNDAPKFRTPWDWSIAALRAVGMEQIPSRNFAGMLRELGQVCWGPAAPKGYDDIAASWAAPDALIRRVEVAERLARQAGPRDAMALAQALFPDALNDGTAAAIRRAESGTQALALLLASPEMMRR from the coding sequence ATGACAGCCGTAACCATCGCCTGGAACCGTTTTGGCCTGGGGGCGCGCCCGACCGACCGGCCACCTGCCGATCCCGCCCGATGGGTGATGTCCCAGCTCGAGCGCTTCGACGTCAGGCCCGCGGCGATAGCTGCCCGCCCCACCACCGCGGAGGGCGTGGCCGAACTCACCGAATTCCTGACCATGCGGCGGCAGGCGCGGCAGATGCAATCGGTCGATCCGATGGACAAGCCGAGCGCCACCGCCCGGCGCGACATCCAGCAATCGCTGATGGACGACATGGCCGCGCGCGGGCTCGTGGCGATCCAGAGCGATACGCCATTTGCCGAGCGGCTGGTGCATTTCTGGGCCAACCACTTCGCGGTGTCGGTCGCCAAGCGGCAGACATCGGGCCTGGTTGGGCCGCATGAATTCGAAGCGATCCGCCCGCATATCATGGGCTCTTTCCGCGACCTGCTGCAGGCTGCGGTGCTGCATCCGGCCATGTTGACCTATCTCGACCAGGCGCAATCAACCGGGCCAAACAGCCCGCTGGCGCAGCGCGCGGCGCGGCGGCAGGCGCGTGAAGCTGGGATCAACGAGAACCTCGCGCGCGAGATTATGGAATTGCATACTTTGGGCGTCGGCGGCGGCTATTCGCAGGCCGACGTCACCGAATTCGCCCGGGCGATGACCGGCTGGACCGTCGCGGGTCTGCCCCGCGCCCGGCAAGCCACCCTTCTGCCGAATTCCGCTGCCTGGGCCGGATACCAGCACGAGCCCGGCGCCAAGACCGTGATGGGGCGCCGCTACAATGAAGAAGGCGCCAAGCAATCGCTGGCGATGCTCGATCATTTCGCCACTCACCCATCGACCGCGCGCCATATCGCCACCAAGCTTGCGCGCCATTTCGCGTCCGACGATCCGCCGCCCGCCATGGTCGCGCGGCTGGAACGGGCATTCCTGGAAAGCAATGGCGATCTGCCGACGGTCTACCGCGCGCTGGTCGCCTCGCCTGAGGCATGGTCAAATGATGCGCCCAAGTTCCGCACGCCGTGGGACTGGTCGATCGCAGCGCTTCGTGCCGTCGGTATGGAGCAAATCCCGTCGCGTAATTTCGCGGGTATGCTGCGCGAATTGGGGCAGGTCTGCTGGGGCCCGGCGGCGCCCAAGGGCTATGACGATATCGCCGCCAGCTGGGCCGCGCCCGATGCGCTGATCCGGCGGGTCGAAGTGGCCGAGCGGCTAGCGCGGCAGGCAGGCCCGCGCGATGCGATGGCGCTGGCGCAAGCGCTGTTCCCCGACGCCCTCAACGATGGCACCGCCGCCGCGATCCGCCGCGCCGAAAGCGGCACGCAAGCCCTCGCGCTGCTGCTCGCCTCACCTGAAATGATGCGGAGATGA
- a CDS encoding DUF1501 domain-containing protein: protein MTMLDRRSLLITGGAAGALFALSPAIAFARAATERRLLFVLQRGAADGLATLAPVGDPDFERLRGPWAEQALTGARADSFFTIHPNLSAVTGLYASGEAAFVHATASSYRERSHFDAQNLIESGGAKPYAVRDGWLNRLVGMLPPDGSRALALAPAIPLALQGANRTSSYAPSNLPEASAELSERVSALYSSDPLLSSLWEEALRTREMAGDTQMRNLRNAQQTGQLAASLMNGAEGARIMMVESNGWDSHAGQPNQIGGALERLDAFLGAFRTALGESWQDTLVVVATEFGRTAKPNGTNGTDHGTAGAAMLMGGTVAGGRVIADWPGLKQNDLYEARDLMPTLALEAVLAGAIAEHFSLDPARAMVTLFPGRSATAKTGLLRT from the coding sequence ATGACTATGCTCGATCGCCGATCCCTGTTAATCACTGGCGGTGCGGCCGGCGCACTGTTCGCGCTCTCTCCCGCGATCGCCTTTGCCCGCGCCGCGACCGAGCGGCGCCTGCTGTTCGTGCTCCAGCGCGGGGCGGCCGACGGGCTGGCCACGCTTGCTCCAGTGGGCGACCCTGATTTCGAGCGATTGCGCGGCCCGTGGGCCGAACAGGCACTGACCGGTGCCAGGGCCGACAGCTTCTTTACGATCCACCCGAACCTGAGCGCTGTAACGGGGCTGTATGCGTCCGGCGAAGCGGCCTTTGTCCATGCCACCGCTTCCTCCTATCGCGAGCGCTCGCATTTCGACGCGCAGAACCTGATCGAGTCTGGCGGGGCAAAGCCTTATGCGGTGCGCGACGGCTGGCTCAATCGGCTGGTCGGCATGTTACCGCCCGACGGCTCGCGCGCGTTGGCGCTGGCCCCGGCGATCCCGCTGGCGCTGCAAGGCGCCAATCGCACCAGCAGCTATGCACCAAGCAATTTGCCCGAAGCGAGCGCAGAGCTATCCGAGCGGGTGAGCGCGCTCTATTCCTCCGATCCGCTGCTTTCGTCGCTCTGGGAAGAGGCGCTGCGCACACGCGAAATGGCGGGCGACACCCAGATGCGCAATCTGCGCAATGCCCAGCAGACCGGGCAGCTCGCCGCATCGCTGATGAACGGGGCGGAAGGCGCACGGATCATGATGGTCGAGAGCAACGGGTGGGATAGCCACGCCGGGCAGCCCAACCAGATCGGCGGCGCGCTGGAGCGACTCGACGCCTTCCTCGGCGCCTTCCGCACCGCACTGGGCGAAAGCTGGCAGGATACGCTGGTGGTGGTCGCGACCGAATTCGGCCGCACAGCGAAGCCCAACGGCACCAATGGCACCGACCATGGCACAGCCGGCGCGGCCATGCTGATGGGCGGCACGGTAGCCGGCGGGCGGGTGATCGCCGACTGGCCCGGCTTGAAGCAGAACGACCTTTACGAAGCGCGCGACCTGATGCCCACGCTGGCGCTGGAGGCGGTGCTGGCGGGTGCCATCGCCGAGCATTTCTCGCTCGATCCCGCAAGGGCCATGGTCACGCTGTTCCCGGGCCGCTCCGCCACTGCCAAAACCGGTCTGCTGCGCACCTGA
- a CDS encoding TonB-dependent receptor: MRTTRFLGTAASAAIAATLFSAAPAMAQDAAAAEADTGVGVILVTAQRREENLQEIPVSVGTLGGEALQVATSAGADIRALSGRVPSLNIESSFGRTFPRFYIRGLGNTDFDLNASQPVSLVYDDVVLENPVLKGFPVFDLDRVEVLRGPQGTLFGRNTPAGIVKFDTVKPGKGENYVRGSYGSFDTINVEGAVGGQLSDTVAVRASGIYQSRGDWVDNLDEPGKNNLEGFDEFALRLQVQFDPIDALSLRLIGQYRDLDGTARVFRANAFAPGSNDLIGLGGPTTEFKRDEVRADGINFQNLKSYNLGGVLEYDFGAVTLTSVTSYWNAELFSRGDIDGGFGNQFAPTMGPGFIPFSAQSQDNVPSLDQFTQEVRIASNDGGPLGYQAGVFYFNEKLDIESFDFGAPTDATPAAVALQRQDSDAWGVFGSLFYQFDNGLRLQGGLRYNDDSRDFTASRPIDTRPGFLGFGGPVAPISTSVSDSVLTWDLAATMPASEDVNLYARVARGYRAPSIQGRLAFGRDISVADSETTMSYEAGVKTILADGKVRFNLGGFYYTTEDLQLTAVGGTNNFTTLLNADEVKGFGFEAELQARPIEGVEFAAGLSYNDTEINDPTAFVAGCGAPCTVLDPERTPGSNIYSIDGNRLPQAPKWTANWSLGLTEEIPGWDGEIYLFTDWAYRSKVQFFLYQSVEFSDDSMLEGGLRFGYRTDRYDIAFFGRNITNDVSAVSGIDFNNLTAMVNEPRIWGVEAGIKF; the protein is encoded by the coding sequence ATGCGCACCACCCGTTTTCTTGGCACCGCAGCCAGCGCTGCGATCGCCGCCACCCTTTTCTCCGCCGCGCCCGCCATGGCGCAAGATGCTGCAGCCGCTGAAGCCGATACCGGCGTCGGTGTGATCCTGGTGACCGCTCAGCGGCGCGAGGAAAACCTGCAGGAAATCCCCGTTTCCGTCGGCACGCTCGGCGGCGAGGCGCTGCAGGTAGCCACCAGCGCGGGGGCGGACATCCGCGCGCTGTCAGGCCGCGTGCCCAGCCTCAACATCGAAAGCTCGTTCGGCCGCACTTTCCCGCGCTTCTACATCCGCGGTCTCGGTAACACGGACTTTGACCTCAACGCGTCGCAGCCGGTCAGCCTGGTCTATGACGATGTGGTGCTGGAAAACCCGGTGCTGAAGGGCTTCCCGGTGTTCGACCTTGACCGCGTGGAAGTGCTGCGCGGTCCGCAAGGCACGCTGTTCGGCCGCAACACGCCCGCCGGGATCGTCAAGTTCGACACCGTCAAGCCGGGCAAGGGCGAGAATTACGTCCGGGGTAGCTATGGCAGCTTCGACACGATCAATGTCGAAGGCGCGGTTGGCGGCCAGCTGAGCGACACCGTCGCAGTGCGCGCTTCGGGCATCTATCAGAGCCGCGGCGACTGGGTCGACAATCTCGACGAGCCGGGCAAGAATAACCTTGAAGGGTTCGACGAATTCGCGCTGCGCCTGCAGGTGCAGTTCGATCCGATCGATGCGCTGTCGCTGCGCCTGATCGGCCAGTATCGCGATCTTGATGGCACCGCGCGCGTATTTCGCGCCAATGCCTTTGCGCCAGGCAGCAATGATCTGATCGGCCTGGGCGGTCCGACCACCGAATTCAAGCGCGACGAAGTGCGCGCCGACGGGATCAATTTCCAGAACCTCAAGAGCTACAACCTCGGCGGTGTGCTGGAGTATGATTTCGGCGCCGTCACGCTGACTTCGGTCACCAGCTACTGGAATGCCGAACTGTTCAGCCGCGGCGATATCGACGGCGGCTTTGGCAACCAGTTTGCTCCCACCATGGGCCCGGGTTTCATTCCCTTCTCGGCCCAGTCGCAGGACAATGTCCCCAGCCTCGACCAGTTCACGCAGGAAGTACGGATCGCCTCGAACGATGGCGGCCCGCTCGGCTATCAGGCGGGCGTGTTCTACTTCAACGAGAAGCTGGACATCGAAAGCTTCGACTTCGGCGCGCCCACCGATGCCACTCCGGCTGCTGTGGCCCTGCAGCGGCAGGACAGTGACGCGTGGGGTGTTTTCGGCTCGCTGTTCTACCAGTTCGACAACGGCCTGCGCCTGCAGGGCGGCCTGCGCTACAATGACGACAGCCGCGACTTCACCGCCTCGCGCCCGATCGACACGCGTCCGGGCTTCCTCGGCTTCGGCGGGCCGGTTGCACCGATTTCGACCTCGGTGAGCGACAGCGTGCTGACCTGGGACCTGGCGGCAACCATGCCTGCCTCGGAAGACGTGAACCTCTATGCCCGCGTGGCACGCGGCTATCGCGCGCCGTCGATCCAGGGTCGCCTGGCGTTCGGTCGCGATATCTCGGTGGCCGACAGCGAAACCACGATGAGCTACGAAGCGGGCGTCAAGACGATCCTGGCTGACGGCAAGGTGCGCTTCAACCTCGGCGGGTTCTACTACACCACCGAAGACCTGCAGCTGACCGCTGTGGGCGGCACCAACAACTTCACCACGCTGCTCAATGCGGATGAGGTGAAGGGTTTCGGCTTCGAGGCAGAGCTGCAAGCGCGCCCGATCGAAGGAGTCGAATTCGCGGCCGGCCTGTCCTACAACGACACCGAGATCAACGATCCGACTGCATTCGTGGCGGGTTGCGGTGCGCCGTGCACCGTGCTCGATCCTGAGCGCACGCCCGGCAGCAACATCTACTCGATCGACGGCAACCGCCTGCCCCAGGCACCCAAGTGGACCGCCAACTGGTCGCTCGGCCTGACCGAGGAGATCCCCGGCTGGGACGGCGAGATCTACCTGTTCACCGACTGGGCCTATCGCTCCAAGGTGCAGTTCTTCCTCTACCAGTCGGTCGAGTTCAGCGACGACTCCATGCTCGAGGGCGGGCTGCGCTTCGGTTATCGCACCGATCGCTATGACATTGCCTTCTTCGGTCGCAACATCACCAATGATGTCTCGGCCGTGTCGGGGATCGACTTCAACAACCTCACCGCGATGGTCAACGAACCGCGAATCTGGGGTGTCGAGGCCGGCATCAAGTTCTGA
- a CDS encoding M28 family peptidase, whose amino-acid sequence MKTALYAQMVAIAALSLSATTFANDTAMSLEGMADATLTQDGIAWDFVEGITTEVGPRQAGTEAEKRGRDWAVAWLKANGFRNVADEPFEMQTWVPGDVHKAEIVSPFPQPLVVQPLGGSASTGADGITAEVVFFRTVDDLRAAPEGSLKGKIAYISHSMTRTQDGSQYGFAGPARWVGAGIAASKGAVATVIKSIGTDWHRNPHTGGTTFRTASGGADVGRAVLIPAGALSLPDAANLERMFARAKGKPITMKLTLTPRDLGVTTSGNVVGEIVGSDPSLPPVLLACHLDSWWNSPGAFDDAAGCAIIAAAALHVSHTGQPLRTIRVLFAGAEEVGLHGSTAYSKAHIGEPIAVGLESDFGADRIWRFDSNFRDSNPALHAKIAAAVARFGVSSGTKVATGGADLNIVRDQGGALIDLQQDGTRYFDLHHTPDDTLDKIDPVQLRQNVAVWAQVVGILANEAGPIKETIAPSDAPAIMNR is encoded by the coding sequence ATGAAAACAGCCCTTTATGCGCAGATGGTCGCCATCGCCGCGCTTTCGCTTTCCGCCACAACCTTTGCCAATGACACGGCGATGTCGCTTGAGGGCATGGCCGATGCCACGCTGACACAGGACGGCATTGCCTGGGATTTCGTCGAGGGCATCACCACTGAAGTCGGCCCGCGCCAGGCGGGTACCGAAGCCGAGAAGCGCGGTCGCGACTGGGCGGTGGCATGGCTCAAGGCCAATGGGTTCCGCAATGTCGCGGACGAACCGTTCGAAATGCAGACCTGGGTGCCAGGCGATGTGCACAAGGCCGAGATTGTCAGCCCGTTCCCGCAGCCGCTGGTGGTGCAGCCGCTGGGCGGCAGCGCCTCTACGGGTGCGGACGGGATCACCGCCGAAGTTGTGTTCTTCCGCACCGTCGACGATCTGCGCGCGGCGCCCGAAGGCAGCCTGAAAGGCAAGATCGCCTATATCAGTCATTCGATGACGCGGACACAGGATGGCAGCCAGTACGGCTTTGCCGGCCCGGCGCGCTGGGTTGGGGCGGGAATTGCCGCGAGCAAGGGTGCGGTCGCAACCGTCATCAAGTCGATCGGGACGGACTGGCACCGCAACCCGCATACCGGCGGCACGACCTTCCGGACGGCCAGTGGCGGCGCGGATGTCGGCCGCGCGGTTCTGATCCCGGCGGGTGCGCTGAGCCTGCCCGATGCCGCGAACCTTGAGCGGATGTTTGCCCGGGCCAAAGGCAAGCCGATCACCATGAAGCTGACGCTCACCCCGCGTGACCTGGGCGTGACGACCAGCGGCAATGTGGTGGGAGAGATCGTCGGAAGCGATCCGTCGCTGCCGCCGGTGCTGCTGGCCTGCCATCTCGACAGCTGGTGGAATTCTCCCGGCGCTTTCGACGATGCGGCGGGCTGCGCGATCATCGCGGCAGCTGCGCTGCATGTGTCGCACACCGGCCAGCCGCTGCGCACGATCCGCGTGCTCTTCGCCGGGGCCGAAGAGGTCGGGCTGCATGGTTCAACCGCATACAGTAAGGCGCATATCGGCGAACCGATCGCCGTCGGTCTCGAAAGCGATTTCGGCGCAGACCGCATCTGGCGCTTCGACAGCAATTTCCGCGACAGCAACCCGGCGTTGCATGCAAAAATCGCTGCGGCGGTGGCGCGCTTCGGCGTATCCAGCGGCACCAAAGTCGCGACCGGCGGTGCGGACCTCAACATCGTACGCGACCAGGGGGGCGCGCTGATCGACCTGCAGCAGGATGGCACCCGCTATTTCGACCTGCACCACACCCCCGATGACACGCTGGACAAGATCGATCCGGTACAGCTGCGCCAGAATGTCGCGGTGTGGGCGCAAGTGGTCGGAATCCTCGCCAACGAAGCGGGCCCGATCAAGGAAACGATTGCGCCTTCTGATGCCCCGGCAATAATGAATCGTTGA